A single window of Metallosphaera hakonensis JCM 8857 = DSM 7519 DNA harbors:
- the rpoA1 gene encoding DNA-directed RNA polymerase subunit A' yields MNEKIVKGIRFGILSPDEIRKMSVTAIITADVYDEDGTPIEGSVMDSRLGIIEPGQKCPVCGNVIGNCPGHFGHIELVRPVIHVGFVKHVHDLLRSTCRRCGRVKVSEEDIQKYRKIYDAIKKRWPSAAKRLIDHVKKSSMKAPVCPHCSEKQLKLKLEKPYNFYEERKEGVMRLTPSDIRERLERIPDSDVELLGYDPTTSRPEWIILTVLPVPPITIRPSIMIESGIRAEDDLTHKLVDIVRINERLKESIDAGAPQLIVEDLWDLLQYHVATYFDNEIPGLPTSKHRSGRPLRTLAQRLKGKEGRFRGNLSGKRVDFSARTVISPDPNISIDEVGVPYDVAQILTVPEKVTKWNIDRMRQYVINGPDKWPGANYVVRSDGRRIDLRYVKDRKELAATLAPNFIVERHLIDGDIVIFNRQPSLHRISMMGHRVRVLPGRTFRLNLLVCPPYNADFDGDEMNLHVPQSEEAIAETKELMTVHRNILTPRYGGPIIGSAQDYISGAYLLTVKTTLLTEDEVQTILGVANMNKNLGEPAILSPKRMYTGKQIVSLFLPEDFNFHGPANISSGSRSCKDEDCPHDSFVVIKKGKLLEGVFDKKALGNQQAESILHWLVREYDENYVLWLMDNLFKVFLRYIELHGLTMTLSDVTIPEEASKKIADRAQEARRKVNELIESYKKGQLEVIPGRTTEESLESYILDVLDKLRNEAGEIATTYLDPFNNAYIMARTGARGSVLNITQMAAMLGQQSVRGERIKRGYTTRTLPHFKPNDITPEARGFIYSSFRSGLNPIETFFHAAGGREGLVDTAVRTSQSGYMQRRLINALSDLRIEYDGTVRTLYGEVIQTLYGGDGVHPMQSAHGKTIDVDRVMERIVGWKR; encoded by the coding sequence ATAAATGAGAAAATTGTTAAAGGCATTCGTTTCGGAATTTTGTCTCCAGATGAAATAAGGAAGATGTCGGTAACTGCTATAATAACCGCCGATGTTTACGACGAAGATGGTACCCCTATTGAGGGTAGCGTGATGGATTCCAGGCTAGGGATAATTGAGCCAGGTCAGAAATGCCCCGTTTGCGGAAATGTAATAGGAAATTGTCCAGGCCATTTTGGTCATATAGAGCTAGTTAGACCTGTTATTCATGTAGGCTTTGTGAAACATGTTCATGACCTTTTGAGATCCACATGTAGAAGATGTGGAAGGGTTAAGGTAAGTGAAGAGGATATCCAAAAGTACAGGAAGATCTACGACGCAATAAAGAAGAGATGGCCATCCGCGGCCAAGAGGCTTATAGACCATGTTAAGAAATCATCTATGAAGGCACCTGTATGTCCACATTGTTCGGAGAAGCAACTGAAACTTAAGCTCGAGAAGCCCTATAACTTCTACGAGGAGAGAAAAGAAGGTGTAATGAGATTAACTCCTTCCGATATAAGAGAGAGACTAGAGAGGATACCTGATTCTGATGTGGAGCTTCTTGGCTATGATCCAACCACTAGTAGACCAGAGTGGATAATACTAACTGTCTTACCAGTACCACCTATTACAATTAGACCCTCCATAATGATTGAAAGTGGAATAAGAGCAGAGGACGACTTAACTCATAAATTAGTAGATATAGTCAGAATAAATGAAAGACTGAAGGAAAGTATAGATGCAGGGGCTCCTCAACTTATCGTGGAAGATCTATGGGATCTTTTACAATATCATGTTGCCACATACTTTGATAATGAGATACCGGGTTTACCCACGTCTAAGCACAGATCGGGCAGACCGTTAAGAACTTTAGCTCAGAGATTAAAGGGCAAGGAGGGAAGGTTCAGGGGTAATCTATCAGGAAAACGAGTAGACTTCTCAGCTAGAACAGTAATATCCCCAGACCCAAATATCAGTATTGATGAGGTAGGCGTTCCATATGATGTAGCCCAAATCCTAACTGTCCCAGAGAAGGTTACCAAATGGAACATAGATAGAATGAGGCAATACGTTATAAACGGTCCAGATAAATGGCCAGGGGCTAACTATGTAGTGAGATCAGACGGTAGAAGAATAGATCTCAGATACGTGAAGGATAGAAAGGAACTCGCGGCCACATTAGCTCCAAACTTCATAGTGGAGAGACATTTAATTGACGGAGATATCGTAATATTTAACAGGCAACCCTCTCTTCACAGGATCTCCATGATGGGACATAGGGTAAGGGTACTTCCTGGGAGAACGTTCAGGCTAAACTTACTTGTATGTCCACCCTATAATGCCGACTTTGACGGAGACGAAATGAACTTGCACGTACCCCAATCAGAGGAGGCTATAGCTGAGACAAAGGAACTGATGACAGTCCATCGTAATATTCTTACGCCTAGATACGGCGGACCCATAATCGGATCTGCCCAGGATTACATTAGTGGAGCTTATCTGCTTACCGTAAAGACTACATTACTAACCGAAGATGAGGTTCAAACAATCCTTGGTGTAGCTAATATGAATAAAAACCTGGGAGAACCTGCAATTCTGTCTCCCAAGAGAATGTATACAGGAAAGCAGATTGTAAGTCTGTTTCTTCCCGAGGACTTCAATTTCCATGGACCTGCCAACATATCAAGTGGGTCTAGATCTTGTAAGGATGAAGATTGCCCACATGATTCTTTCGTCGTAATTAAGAAGGGGAAACTTCTGGAGGGCGTATTCGATAAGAAAGCTCTAGGTAACCAACAGGCCGAAAGTATACTACATTGGTTAGTTAGGGAGTATGACGAGAATTATGTGTTATGGTTGATGGATAACCTATTCAAAGTCTTCCTAAGGTATATTGAGCTCCATGGTCTTACAATGACATTATCCGACGTTACAATTCCAGAGGAGGCCTCTAAGAAAATTGCTGATAGAGCACAAGAGGCTAGAAGAAAAGTTAACGAATTGATAGAGAGCTATAAAAAAGGTCAACTAGAGGTTATACCAGGAAGGACCACAGAAGAGAGCCTAGAGAGTTATATCTTAGACGTCCTAGATAAATTGAGAAATGAAGCTGGAGAGATAGCTACAACGTATCTTGACCCGTTCAACAACGCCTATATTATGGCTAGAACTGGAGCTAGAGGAAGCGTATTAAATATCACTCAGATGGCTGCTATGCTAGGTCAGCAATCAGTAAGAGGGGAGAGAATAAAACGGGGATATACCACAAGGACTTTGCCCCATTTCAAGCCTAATGATATAACGCCAGAGGCTAGAGGGTTCATTTACTCTTCATTCAGGAGTGGATTGAATCCAATCGAGACGTTCTTTCATGCGGCAGGAGGCAGGGAGGGTCTAGTGGATACCGCTGTCAGAACGTCGCAGAGTGGTTATATGCAAAGAAGGCTTATCAATGCTCTCTCCGATTTGAGAATAGAGTATGATGGAACAGTGAGGACATTATATGGCGAGGTCATACAAACATTATATGGAGGGGACGGTGTTCATCCAATGCAGAGCGCTCACGGTAAAACTATAGATGTTGATAGAGTAATGGAAAGAATAGTTGGTTGGAAGAGGTGA
- the rpoA2 gene encoding DNA-directed RNA polymerase subunit A'', with the protein MITESDKEYMDEVLSKLNGIVPSSVISKLRESIVNYPVEITRDDMDQIVKFVIKDYLNSLAHPGEAIGVVAAQSIGEPGTQMTLRTFHFAGVRELNVTLGLPRLIEIVDARKIPSTPMMTIYLTQEYSKDRELALDVARRIEYTRVEHVVETVNLDVAGMGIVLKLDPVLLKDKGLSTDEVEKVIKKLKLGDYKVEKPDEYTISIYFEQMDTIAGLFKVREKILSTKIKGVKGIKRAIVQKRGDEYVIVTDGSNLEGVLGIKGVDPSRIETNNLHEVENVFGVEAVRELITKEIKKVLEDQGLDVDIRHIELVSDIMTRTGEVRQIGRHGVTGEKTSVLARAAFEVTVKHLLDAAARGDMEEFKGVVENIIIGQPIKLGTGMVELLMRPGNR; encoded by the coding sequence ATGATAACTGAATCGGACAAGGAGTATATGGACGAAGTTCTTTCCAAGTTAAATGGAATAGTACCGTCGTCAGTAATTTCTAAGTTGAGAGAAAGCATAGTAAACTATCCAGTCGAAATAACTAGGGATGATATGGATCAGATAGTGAAGTTTGTTATAAAAGATTATCTGAATTCTCTTGCTCATCCTGGCGAGGCCATAGGCGTAGTGGCGGCCCAATCCATAGGAGAGCCTGGGACACAGATGACGTTGAGAACTTTTCATTTCGCAGGAGTAAGGGAATTGAATGTCACATTAGGGCTCCCGAGACTCATCGAAATTGTGGATGCTAGAAAGATACCTTCCACTCCTATGATGACCATATATCTTACCCAGGAGTACTCTAAGGACAGGGAACTAGCACTTGATGTTGCGAGAAGAATAGAGTATACAAGAGTAGAGCACGTTGTTGAGACAGTTAATTTAGACGTAGCGGGAATGGGCATTGTCCTAAAATTGGACCCCGTACTTCTAAAGGATAAGGGACTATCTACCGATGAGGTCGAGAAAGTTATTAAGAAACTCAAATTAGGTGATTATAAGGTAGAGAAACCCGATGAGTATACTATCTCTATTTATTTCGAACAAATGGATACAATTGCGGGATTATTTAAAGTCAGGGAAAAGATACTTTCCACAAAGATAAAGGGCGTGAAGGGGATTAAGAGGGCCATAGTACAGAAGAGAGGCGACGAATACGTTATTGTCACTGATGGATCGAACTTGGAGGGTGTACTTGGCATTAAGGGCGTAGATCCATCTCGAATAGAAACCAATAATCTACATGAGGTTGAGAACGTCTTCGGAGTGGAGGCAGTTAGAGAGTTAATAACTAAGGAGATCAAGAAGGTTTTAGAAGATCAGGGTCTTGATGTGGATATAAGACACATAGAACTAGTTTCAGATATAATGACTCGTACTGGTGAGGTTAGACAGATAGGTAGGCATGGAGTTACTGGCGAGAAGACCAGCGTGTTGGCAAGGGCTGCTTTTGAGGTAACTGTTAAGCATCTTCTTGATGCGGCAGCTAGGGGCGATATGGAAGAGTTTAAAGGAGTAGTAGAAAACATTATTATAGGCCAGCCAATTAAGCTGGGTACTGGAATGGTTGAACTTTTAATGAGACCCGGAAATAGGTGA
- a CDS encoding DNA-directed RNA polymerase subunit B, which produces MLSIDDRWTIVEAYFKSRGLVRQHLDSFNDFIKNKLQEIIDEQGEIATEIPGLKIRLGKIRVGKPRVREADKGNKEITPMEARLRNLTYAAPVYLTMTPVENNIEGDPTEVHIGDIPIMLKSIADPTSEFSQEKLVEIGEDPKDPGGYFIINGSERVIVTQEDLATNRVLTDVGKTGSNITHTAKIISSTSGYRVPITIERLKDSTIHVSFPAAPGRIPFAILMRALGVETDEEITLAVSLDPDIQNELLPSLEQASSITSKEDALDFIGNRVAIGQKKEMRVQKAEQILDRYFLPHIGISPSDRTAKAYYLAFAISKLIELHLGRREPDDKDHYANKRLKLAGDLFASLFRVAFKAFVKDLVFQLEKSKVRGRRLAINALVRPDIISERIRHALATGNWVGGRTGVSQLLDRTNWLSMLSHLRRVVSSLARGQPNFEARDLHGTQWGRLCPFETPEGPNSGLVKNIALLAQISVGVNEKTVERTLYNLGVVPVEDVIKKVKSQEETEPEDYQSWSKVILNGRLVGYYPDGAELAQKIREKRREGEISDEVNVNHTVTETFNEVYVNCDSGRVRRPLIVVRHGKPLVTKDDIENLRKGKITFDNLVKEGKIEFLDAEEEENAYIALEPKDVTKDHTHLEIWTPAILGITASIIPYPEHNQSPRNTYQSAMAKQALGLYAANYQIRTDTRAHLLHYPQKPIVQTRALEAIGYTERPAGNNAIFALMSYTGYNMEDAVIMNKSSVDRGMFRSTFFRLYSAEEIKYPGGQEDEILLPEAGVRGYKGKDYYRLLESNGIVPPEVDVKGGDVLIGKVSPPRFLQEFKELSPDQAKRDTSIITRHGERGTVDLVLVTETSEGNKLVKVRVRDLRIPEIGDKFATRHGQKGVVGMLIPQVDMPYTTTGLVPDIILNPHALPSRMTVGQIMEALSGKFVAASGNSVDATPFYNTPIEEIQKKLLDNGYLSDGSEVVYDGRTGEKLKGRILFGIVYYQKLHHMVADKMHGRGRGPVQILTRQPTEGRAREGGLRFGEMERDCLIGYGAAMLIKDRLLDNSDKATVYICDQCGYVGWYDRAKNKYVCPIHGDKSTLYPVVISYAFKLLLQELMSMVIAPRLVLGERVPVNGDSNE; this is translated from the coding sequence ATGCTTTCCATAGATGATAGATGGACAATAGTTGAGGCGTATTTTAAATCGAGGGGTTTGGTTAGGCAGCATTTGGACTCGTTCAATGATTTTATCAAGAATAAGTTGCAGGAAATTATAGATGAGCAGGGAGAAATAGCAACTGAGATACCAGGATTAAAGATTAGGCTTGGCAAAATCAGAGTTGGGAAGCCTAGGGTCAGAGAGGCAGATAAGGGAAATAAGGAGATAACTCCCATGGAAGCTAGGTTGAGGAATCTAACATATGCTGCCCCAGTTTACCTCACCATGACACCTGTGGAGAATAATATCGAAGGCGATCCTACCGAGGTACATATAGGCGATATTCCCATAATGCTAAAATCTATAGCTGATCCGACTTCTGAATTCAGCCAGGAAAAATTAGTTGAAATAGGAGAAGACCCGAAGGATCCAGGGGGCTATTTCATAATTAATGGTAGTGAGAGAGTTATTGTCACACAAGAGGATCTTGCGACTAATAGGGTTCTTACAGACGTTGGTAAAACCGGTTCAAATATTACACATACCGCAAAAATAATTTCTAGTACTTCTGGCTATAGAGTACCAATTACTATTGAGAGATTAAAGGACTCAACGATTCACGTTTCGTTCCCTGCAGCCCCTGGAAGAATACCTTTCGCCATACTTATGAGGGCCTTGGGTGTCGAGACTGACGAAGAAATCACTCTAGCCGTGTCCCTGGATCCAGACATACAAAACGAGCTTCTTCCATCTCTTGAACAGGCCAGTTCGATTACGAGTAAAGAGGATGCGTTAGATTTCATTGGAAATAGGGTTGCGATTGGTCAGAAAAAGGAAATGAGGGTGCAAAAGGCCGAACAGATACTTGACAGATATTTTCTTCCTCACATTGGCATAAGTCCCTCAGATAGAACAGCTAAGGCCTATTACCTAGCTTTCGCGATTTCTAAACTTATTGAGCTCCATCTGGGAAGGAGGGAGCCAGATGATAAGGATCATTATGCCAATAAGAGGTTGAAACTAGCTGGAGATCTCTTCGCGAGCCTGTTTAGGGTTGCATTTAAGGCCTTTGTTAAGGACTTGGTATTCCAGCTCGAGAAATCTAAGGTAAGAGGCAGGAGGCTTGCTATCAATGCTCTTGTCAGACCAGATATAATATCTGAAAGAATAAGACACGCTCTTGCTACAGGTAATTGGGTAGGCGGGAGGACAGGTGTAAGCCAACTTTTGGATCGTACCAATTGGCTATCAATGTTGAGCCATCTAAGAAGGGTCGTTTCATCTTTAGCTAGAGGGCAACCTAACTTTGAAGCCCGGGATCTTCACGGAACCCAGTGGGGTAGATTATGTCCATTTGAGACTCCTGAGGGACCAAATAGCGGACTTGTGAAAAACATTGCCCTATTGGCTCAGATATCGGTAGGAGTCAACGAGAAAACCGTTGAGAGAACACTATATAATCTAGGCGTAGTACCTGTAGAGGATGTCATAAAGAAGGTTAAATCTCAAGAAGAGACAGAACCTGAGGACTACCAATCATGGAGTAAGGTTATACTGAACGGCAGACTAGTTGGATATTATCCAGATGGGGCAGAGCTGGCACAAAAAATTAGAGAGAAGAGGAGAGAAGGGGAAATAAGCGATGAGGTCAACGTAAATCATACAGTTACTGAAACGTTTAACGAGGTTTATGTTAACTGTGATAGCGGTAGAGTTAGAAGACCACTTATAGTAGTCAGACATGGGAAGCCTCTTGTTACCAAAGACGATATTGAGAATCTACGGAAGGGTAAGATTACTTTCGATAACCTCGTAAAGGAAGGGAAAATAGAGTTTTTGGATGCAGAAGAAGAGGAAAATGCTTACATAGCCCTTGAACCAAAGGACGTAACTAAGGATCATACACACCTGGAGATATGGACTCCTGCCATATTGGGTATCACAGCGTCAATTATCCCCTATCCTGAACACAACCAATCTCCTAGAAATACATATCAGTCGGCAATGGCTAAACAGGCTCTAGGTCTTTACGCTGCAAATTATCAAATAAGGACTGATACTAGGGCGCATTTACTACACTATCCGCAGAAGCCAATAGTCCAAACTAGAGCTCTTGAGGCCATAGGTTACACTGAAAGACCGGCTGGAAACAATGCCATATTTGCCTTGATGTCATATACAGGTTATAACATGGAAGACGCAGTCATCATGAATAAGTCCTCAGTGGATAGGGGAATGTTTAGATCGACCTTTTTCAGACTATACTCTGCTGAAGAGATAAAGTATCCTGGAGGACAGGAGGACGAAATCTTGCTTCCCGAGGCCGGAGTTAGGGGCTATAAGGGTAAGGATTACTATAGACTGCTCGAATCCAATGGTATAGTTCCTCCAGAGGTAGATGTTAAGGGAGGAGATGTATTAATTGGGAAGGTAAGCCCACCCAGGTTCCTCCAGGAGTTTAAGGAGCTTTCCCCAGATCAGGCTAAACGCGATACTTCCATTATTACTAGACATGGTGAGAGGGGGACGGTAGACCTGGTTCTTGTCACGGAAACGTCCGAGGGCAATAAGTTAGTCAAAGTGAGGGTAAGAGACCTAAGGATTCCAGAAATAGGTGATAAGTTCGCTACTAGACATGGACAAAAAGGAGTTGTTGGGATGTTAATACCTCAGGTTGACATGCCTTATACTACCACGGGCCTAGTTCCTGATATAATCTTGAATCCGCACGCTCTTCCATCTAGGATGACTGTAGGCCAGATCATGGAAGCCTTGAGTGGTAAATTCGTAGCTGCCTCAGGAAATTCGGTTGATGCTACCCCGTTCTACAATACACCTATTGAAGAAATTCAAAAGAAATTGCTAGACAACGGATATCTGAGCGATGGATCAGAAGTTGTATATGATGGAAGGACAGGGGAGAAGTTAAAGGGAAGAATACTCTTCGGGATAGTATATTACCAGAAGCTACATCATATGGTTGCAGACAAGATGCATGGACGTGGAAGAGGTCCAGTTCAGATACTGACAAGGCAACCCACTGAGGGAAGAGCTAGGGAAGGAGGACTTAGGTTTGGAGAGATGGAGAGGGATTGTCTAATTGGATACGGAGCCGCGATGCTAATAAAGGACAGGCTTTTGGATAATTCGGATAAGGCCACAGTTTATATATGTGATCAATGTGGGTATGTGGGTTGGTATGACAGGGCTAAGAATAAATATGTATGCCCGATTCACGGAGATAAGTCCACTTTATATCCGGTTGTAATTTCGTATGCGTTTAAGCTACTACTTCAGGAGTTAATGAGTATGGTGATAGCCCCAAGATTAGTTCTAGGGGAAAGGGTCCCAGTTAACGGTGATTCAAATGAGTGA
- a CDS encoding 50S ribosomal protein L30e encodes MSQSITFESEIKVLLKTGKVTLGSRRTIKALKLGKLNGVIVASTLRSDIKSDIVRYASLAGIPVIEYKGSGWELGTLVGKPFLISTIGVEEIGDSQILKLANS; translated from the coding sequence ATGTCACAATCTATTACTTTCGAATCAGAAATCAAGGTTCTTCTTAAGACAGGCAAAGTTACCCTTGGCAGCAGAAGAACAATTAAGGCATTGAAATTAGGGAAGCTTAACGGCGTTATAGTGGCCTCCACTCTAAGGAGCGACATTAAAAGTGACATTGTAAGATACGCCTCATTAGCGGGAATACCTGTTATTGAGTATAAGGGAAGCGGATGGGAACTTGGGACTTTAGTAGGAAAGCCTTTTCTTATCTCCACTATAGGTGTAGAGGAAATCGGCGACTCTCAAATCCTGAAATTGGCTAATTCTTAA
- a CDS encoding NAD(P)-dependent malic enzyme: protein MVVTDFESIALDVAAKYKGKIQIMPKVPVNSLNDFSVLYTPGVAAVSQAIRKQPEMSFHYTYRWNVIAVVTDGSRVLGLGDIGPEAAMPVMEGKALIFKFLGGVDAVPLPLGTKDADKIIETVKLLEPAFGGINLEDIESPKCFYVLEKLRAIMEIPVWHDDQQGTAGATLAGLITALEITGKNPSSIKVILFGTGAANIATARLLSKFGIPLKNMVLIDSAGVLYKGRSDEEKMKTENPWKYELLKETNAEDARTIEDAFRGADVLIAASKQGPDVIKKEWIKLMNSDPIVFALANPIPEIWPEAAKEAGAKIVATGRSDFPNQVNNSLIFPGVFRGSLDVRAKTITDEMVIDAARELASYVREKGASPEYIIPKMTEWEIYPRVAAAVGIRAIQQNVAREVKNYFELAENAKSLIEKTRSQLRSIA, encoded by the coding sequence ATGGTTGTAACTGATTTTGAGAGCATAGCTTTGGATGTAGCGGCTAAATATAAGGGAAAAATACAGATAATGCCTAAAGTTCCAGTCAATTCTCTTAATGATTTCTCAGTGCTTTATACCCCAGGCGTTGCGGCTGTCTCACAGGCTATTCGCAAACAACCAGAGATGTCATTTCATTACACATATAGATGGAATGTGATAGCCGTAGTTACAGATGGGTCTAGAGTCCTGGGACTAGGTGACATAGGTCCCGAAGCCGCAATGCCGGTCATGGAAGGCAAGGCCCTAATTTTCAAGTTCCTTGGTGGGGTAGACGCAGTGCCTCTTCCCTTAGGTACAAAGGATGCAGACAAGATAATAGAGACTGTTAAACTTTTGGAGCCAGCCTTTGGGGGAATCAACCTTGAGGACATAGAGTCGCCCAAATGTTTTTACGTCCTTGAGAAGCTTAGAGCGATAATGGAGATTCCAGTATGGCATGATGACCAGCAAGGAACGGCTGGGGCTACATTAGCTGGCCTAATCACTGCCTTAGAGATAACAGGGAAAAATCCATCTTCAATAAAAGTGATTTTGTTTGGTACAGGAGCAGCAAATATAGCTACGGCCAGACTATTGAGCAAATTCGGCATACCCTTAAAGAATATGGTTCTAATAGACTCAGCTGGCGTATTGTATAAAGGGAGATCAGATGAAGAAAAAATGAAAACAGAAAATCCTTGGAAGTATGAATTATTAAAGGAAACAAATGCAGAAGACGCCAGAACCATAGAGGATGCATTTAGAGGTGCAGACGTACTAATAGCAGCGTCAAAGCAGGGTCCAGACGTAATAAAGAAGGAATGGATTAAATTGATGAATTCGGATCCAATAGTGTTTGCTTTAGCTAATCCTATCCCAGAAATCTGGCCTGAAGCGGCTAAGGAGGCTGGGGCTAAGATAGTGGCCACTGGTAGAAGCGATTTTCCCAATCAGGTCAATAACTCCCTGATATTTCCTGGCGTTTTTAGGGGTTCTCTAGATGTGAGAGCCAAGACCATAACGGACGAAATGGTAATAGATGCAGCGAGAGAGCTAGCCAGCTATGTGAGGGAGAAAGGGGCTAGCCCAGAATATATTATTCCTAAAATGACTGAATGGGAAATATATCCTAGAGTGGCTGCAGCTGTTGGTATAAGAGCCATTCAGCAAAACGTGGCTAGGGAGGTTAAGAACTATTTTGAGCTTGCGGAAAACGCCAAATCACTTATCGAGAAGACTAGATCCCAACTTAGGAGTATAGCTTAA
- the infB gene encoding translation initiation factor IF-2, whose product MTQVTRLRQPIVVVLGHVDHGKTTLLDKIRGTAVVKKEPGEMTQEVGASFVPSSVIEKVALPLKSIIPVKLEIPGLLFIDTPGHELFSNLRRRGGSVADIAILVVDITEGFQRQTIESLEILKDKKVPFLVAANKIDRIPGWKPMENETFTKSFKSQSASVQRALDNYVYKLVMQLAEQGFNAERFDRVRDFTKYVTIVPVSGKTGEGLPELLALMAGLTQQYLKSRLRVAEGPARGVILEVKEEQGLGHTIDVIIYDGILKRNDTIALGGLNGVIITKIRNILLPAPLQDMRVSKSGYKSIEEISAAAGVKISAPGLEEALAGSPLYVVEKEEKLPEIRKAIEDELSKVRFARNSTGIVVKADSLGSLESLVAGFEKIGIPVRVADIGPITKRDVIEAELSAKEIEEYGIIAAFRVKPLPGLEVSKVKIIYHDIIYQLIDETQKYIEDLRERRKRRTLDSLILPGKLKILPGFVFRRSDPAIVGVEILGGVIKPRYPLMREDGQKIGEVQGIQDNKKNLDRAIKGMEVSMSIKGNIMIGRQVQEGDILYTDVPQEDLEILFRNYKDSITEDMMEVIKEIITIKRAENPLYGIFIQ is encoded by the coding sequence TTGACTCAAGTCACTAGATTGAGACAACCTATAGTTGTGGTACTGGGACATGTAGATCACGGCAAAACTACACTCCTAGATAAAATAAGAGGAACTGCTGTCGTAAAAAAGGAACCCGGCGAGATGACTCAAGAGGTAGGCGCCAGCTTTGTACCTAGTAGCGTAATAGAGAAAGTGGCTTTACCTCTTAAAAGCATAATTCCTGTGAAACTTGAAATTCCTGGCCTATTATTTATAGATACCCCAGGACACGAGCTCTTCTCGAACTTGAGAAGAAGAGGAGGAAGCGTAGCAGATATAGCAATTCTTGTAGTTGATATAACTGAAGGGTTCCAAAGGCAGACGATAGAATCCTTAGAGATACTCAAGGATAAGAAGGTACCGTTTCTTGTTGCTGCTAATAAAATTGATAGAATTCCAGGTTGGAAACCCATGGAAAACGAAACTTTCACCAAGTCTTTCAAATCTCAGTCTGCCAGCGTCCAAAGAGCATTGGATAATTACGTTTACAAACTCGTTATGCAGTTGGCCGAACAGGGCTTTAATGCTGAGAGGTTTGACAGGGTAAGAGATTTCACTAAGTATGTTACCATTGTTCCAGTTTCTGGGAAAACGGGAGAAGGTCTACCTGAACTATTAGCTCTGATGGCTGGACTCACTCAACAATATCTGAAATCTAGGCTTAGAGTTGCTGAAGGCCCCGCAAGGGGTGTAATCTTAGAGGTCAAGGAGGAACAGGGACTTGGACATACTATTGACGTAATTATTTACGATGGGATCCTTAAACGAAACGATACCATAGCATTAGGAGGACTAAATGGCGTTATAATTACAAAAATACGAAATATATTATTACCTGCACCCTTACAAGACATGCGAGTAAGTAAGTCAGGATATAAAAGCATAGAGGAAATTTCAGCTGCAGCTGGAGTTAAGATATCCGCTCCTGGATTAGAGGAAGCATTAGCTGGATCCCCTCTATATGTCGTAGAAAAAGAGGAAAAACTTCCAGAAATTAGGAAGGCAATAGAAGATGAACTCTCGAAGGTGAGATTTGCTAGAAATTCGACAGGCATAGTTGTTAAGGCAGATAGTTTAGGTTCCTTGGAATCTTTGGTCGCGGGATTTGAGAAGATAGGCATACCAGTGAGAGTGGCCGATATAGGTCCCATAACCAAGAGGGACGTTATTGAAGCTGAACTTTCAGCAAAGGAAATAGAGGAATATGGAATTATAGCTGCATTCAGAGTTAAACCTTTACCTGGTTTAGAGGTTTCTAAAGTAAAGATAATATATCATGATATCATTTATCAGTTAATTGATGAAACGCAAAAGTATATAGAAGATTTAAGAGAAAGGAGAAAAAGGAGAACTCTAGATTCCCTTATTTTGCCTGGGAAGCTTAAAATTCTCCCAGGATTTGTCTTCAGAAGAAGCGATCCAGCTATAGTCGGGGTAGAGATACTGGGCGGTGTCATAAAACCTAGATACCCGCTAATGAGGGAAGATGGGCAAAAAATAGGGGAAGTTCAAGGAATCCAGGATAACAAGAAAAACTTAGATAGAGCTATCAAAGGTATGGAGGTCTCTATGTCTATCAAGGGGAATATAATGATAGGAAGACAAGTGCAAGAGGGAGATATACTTTACACTGACGTTCCACAGGAAGATTTAGAGATTCTATTCAGGAATTATAAGGACTCAATAACTGAAGACATGATGGAAGTAATAAAAGAAATTATTACGATAAAAAGAGCCGAGAACCCTCTTTACGGAATATTCATTCAGTAG
- a CDS encoding DNA-directed RNA polymerase subunit H, with translation MRSSSKKVDPRVHILVPKHEVLPIEEAYKVLRELGIGPEKLPWIRASDPMAKTINAKPGDIIKITRKSPVVGELVVYRYVVSG, from the coding sequence ATGCGTTCATCTTCTAAAAAGGTAGATCCTAGGGTCCACATTCTGGTTCCAAAGCATGAGGTTCTTCCAATCGAGGAAGCCTACAAAGTTCTTAGGGAACTCGGAATTGGACCCGAAAAATTGCCTTGGATCAGAGCTTCAGATCCAATGGCTAAGACCATAAACGCCAAACCCGGCGATATAATAAAGATAACAAGGAAAAGTCCCGTTGTGGGAGAGCTAGTAGTTTATAGGTATGTGGTGAGTGGGTGA